A region from the Neurospora crassa OR74A linkage group V, whole genome shotgun sequence genome encodes:
- a CDS encoding mitochondrial carrier protein, whose product MSTAAVVKEAVKETLIGSDEHAAADQVQPTAQTKARFTHYAVQDSETGELFLGPDQFIDAVAPPHEDYHKIKREQYSILFSVADRANKGKVTLSDWTYFENLLEKPDAEYEIAFRLFDVERLGTVKYDDFRRLYELNKGPNSIPFDWDCEWAKLYIGSKTKRHNLDYQQFSQMLRGLQGERIRQAFQLFDKDGDGFIEPGDFERIIMETSKHKLSDHLLENLNTLCNISQGSKVSYANVRAFQNIIKEMDLVELIIRKACGKSQDGKITRTEFLNQAAKITRFSLFTPMEADILFHFASVGNPSGRLGLEDFAKVLDPSWRNRHEAEARLLPQAVQTKGQQFAHRAGESAYNFILGSLSGAFGAFMVYPIDLVKTRMQNQRGASPGSRLYDNSIDCFRKVIRNEGFRGLYSGVLPQLVGVAPEKAIKLTVNDLVRGAFTDKQGNISVIHEIIAGGTAGGCQVVFTNPLEIVKIRLQVQGEVAKSVEGAPKRSAMWIVRNLGLVGLYKGASACLLRDVPFSAIYFPTYSHLKKDLFGESKTKKLGVLQLLTAGAIAGMPAAYLTTPCDVIKTRLQVEARKGDTQYTGLRHAAKTIWKEEGFRAFFKGGPARIFRSSPQFGFTLAAYELLQSVLPYPGQKAEKMHAGVADAVSMVKDSVGGDSPYTRSRNALKILLDLDEHFGRVKLDANAAGWKALPTWMQTPPKTA is encoded by the exons ATGTCCACAGCAGCGGTTGTTAAGGAAGCGGTCAAGGAGACCCTCATCGGCTCCGATGAgcatgccgccgccgaccagGTGCAGCCTACTGCTCAGACCAAGGCGCGCTTCACCCACTACGCTGTTCAGGACTCCGAGACGGGTGAACTTTTCTTGGGACCCGATCAGTTCATTGATGCCGTGGCTCCCCCTCACGAAGACTAT CATAAAATCAAGCGCGAACAGTACAGCATCCTATTCAGCGTTGCCGACCGAGCCAATAAAGGAAAGGTAACCCTTTCCGACTGGACATACTTCGAGAACCTGCTCGAGAAGCCCGATGCCGAGTATGAAATTGCATTCCGCCTGTTCGACGTTGAGCGCCTCGGCACAGTCAAGTATGATGACTTCCGTCGTCTTTACGAGCTCAACAAGGGCCCGAATAGCATCCCATTCGATTGGGACTGCGAATGGGCCAAACTCTACATCGGAAGCAAGACCAAGAGACACAACTTGGACTACCAACAATTTTCGCAAATGCTCCGTGGCCTACAAGGCGAGCGCATCCGCCAGGCGTTCCAGCTCTTCGACAAGGATGGGGACGGCTTCATCGAACCCGGTGACTTCGAGCGAATCATTATGGAGACCTCGAAGCACAAGCTGTCTGATCACCTCCTCGAAAACCTCAACACTCTTTGCAACATCTCCCAGGGCAGTAAGGTCTCGTATGCGAACGTTAGGGCATTCCAAAACATAATCAAGGAAATGGATCTAGTCGAGCTCATAATCCGTAAGGCTTGCGGCAAGAGTCAGGATGGCAAGATTACTCGCACTGAATTTCTCAACCAGGCTGCAAAGATCACCCGCTTTTCCCTCTTCACTCCCATGGAGGCGGATATTCTGTTCCACTTTGCGAGTGTTGGTAACCCCTCAGGCAGACTTGGTCTTGAGGATTTCGCAAAGGTTCTTGACCCTTCATGGAGAAACCGTCACGAGGCCGAGGCAAGACTTCTGCCCCAAGCTGTGCAGACAAAGGGTCAGCAGTTTGCCCACCGGGCGGGGGAGTCGGCTTACAACTTCATCCTCGGCAGTTTGTCAGGCGCCTTCGGTGCATTTATGGTCTATCCCATTGATCTGGTCAAGACAAGAATGCAGAACCAGAGAGGTGCTTCGCCTGGTAGCAGACTCTATGACAACTCCATCGACTGCTTTAGAAAAGTCATTCGCAACGAGGGTTTCAGGGGTCTTTACTCGGGTGTCCTGCCCCAGCTTGTTGGTGTCGCCCCTGAGAAGGCCATCAAGCTTACCGTCAACGATCTCGTTCGTGGCGCCTTTACTGATAAGCAGGGCAATATCTCCGTGATCCATGAGATTATTGCTGGTGGTACTGCCGGTGGTTGCCAAGTT GTTTTCACAAACCCCTTGGAAATTGTCAAAATCAGATTGCAGGTCCAGGGTGAGGTTGCTAAGAGTGTCGAGGGCGCTCCCAAGCGCTCTGCCATGTGGATCGTCCGTAACTTGGGCCTGGTAGGATTGTACAAGGGCGCCTCTGCTTGCTTGCTCCGCGACGTTCCCTTCTCGGCTATCTACTTCCCCACTTACTCCCACCTAAAGAAGGACCTTTTCGGCGAGTCAAAGACTAAGAAGCTGGGCGTTCTTCAGCTTCTTACGGCCGGCGCCATTGCCGGTATGCCGGCTGCTTACCTTACGACACCCTGCGACGTCATCAAGACTCGTCTGCAAGTCGAGGCCCGCAAGGGCGACACGCAGTATACCGGTCTTAGGCATGCTGCTAAGACCAtctggaaggaagaaggcttCCGGGCCTTCTTCAAGGGTGGTCCTGCCCGTATTTTCCGCTCCTCGCCGCAATTCGGTTTCACCCTTGCCGCTTATGAGCTCCTCCAGAGTGTTCTGCCGTATCCTGGACAGAAGGCGGAGAAGATGCACGCGGGCGTCGCTGATGCTGTGTCCATGGTGAAAGATTCTGTGGGCGGTGACAGCCCGTACACGAGGTCACGCAATGCCCTCAAGATCCTGCTGGATCTTGATGAGCATTTTGGCCGCGTGAAGCTCGATGCCAATGCCGCTGGATGGAAGGCTCTGCCCACGTGGATGCAGACACCTCCCAAGACCGCGTAA
- a CDS encoding G2/mitotic-specific cyclin — protein sequence MDAKPQRPLWAPPVRYGDENIPPADPTHQSKRSDSKIKAMMAVNGTLNAPPKRAACFDKSNTSKPLADGGNKDMLKNRVKPMVTTSSTRDLRSDGRENNRSAAEEHYMRPTATSKAASHGHQKYSSTAPLSSHAASGAYGGIRSHNAIAKLSAPVKKTTNVYRDNKVKEESTSHAPTSSSVDDLVAMVDKHIKDPRHYKSQPQLKSDQQHTLHRNQSKYVPNYENLNDVDDPDDSNADYAESYEDAVEQLSRDLDIPANTDPAAIVHANHMSIAQASYDSMPQGAPLAPSKPVRALPLPPNVSDPEEYSEDDDDQDLYDDQGYTTAHSYRSHCDNTTGGPPTLVAPKFTADIQKELDIAKAWVLEHQTEEEVEEENWDVSMVAEYGDEIFEYLRELEERMLPNPHYMDIQTEIRWSMRSVLMDWLVQVHHRFSLLPETLFLTVNYIDRFLSVKVVSLGKLQLVGATAIFVAAKYEEINCPSIQELVYMVDQGYSVEEILKAEKFMLTMLNFELGWPGPMSFLRRISKADDYDLETRTLAKYLLEVTIMDERFVGCPASYLAAGAHCLSRFFLQRGPWTHAHVHFSGYTLAQLRPLIISILDCCQEPRKHHGAVYDKYSHQRFKSASTFVEGKIANGFVLPIRTNASISDSAQS from the exons ATGGACGCAAAG CCCCAGCGTCCTCTGTGGGCTCCTCCCGTTCGATACGGTGACGAGAATATCCCACCTGCCGATCCGACTCATCAAAGTAAGAGGTCGGACAGCAAGATCAAGGCAATGATGGCGGTTAACGGCACCTTGAACGCACCACCCAAGAGGGCTGCCTGCTTCGACAAGAGCAACACCTCGAAGCCACTAGCCGACGGCGGGAACAAGGACATGCTGAAGAACAGGGTGAAACCGATGGTCACAACCAGCAGCACTCGAGACCTACGGTCGGATGGCAGGGAGAATAACCGCTCGGCAGCGGAGGAGCATTATATGCGGCCAACGGCGACCTCGAAGGCAGCATCACACGGCCACCAAAAGTATTCTTCGACGGCTCCCCTATCATCCCATGCCGCCAGCGGGGCATACGGTGGCATTCGCTCACACAATGCCATCGCCAAACTCTCCGCACCGGTCAAGAAAACGACCAACGTATACCGCGACAACAAAGTCAAGGAGGAGAGCACATCTCATGCGCCCACTTCCTCGTCAGTTGATGATCTTGTTGCGATGGTCGACAAGCATATTAAGGATCCACGCCACTACAAAAGTCAACCGCAACTCAAGTCGGACCAGCAGCATACCCTACACCGGAATCAGAGCAAATACGTGCCCAATTACGAGAACCTGAATGACGTGGATGATCCCGACGATTCAAATGCCGATTACGCCGAGTCTTACGAGGACGCGGTCGAGCAATTATCCAGAGATCTCGATATTCCTGCGAACACTGATCCTGCAGCTATCGTCCACGCAAATCACATGTCAATCGCCCAAGCCAGTTATGACTCGATGCCTCAAGGCGCACCACTCGCACCCTCGAAACCAGTCAGGGCCCTTCCACTGCCCCCCAACGTCTCTGATCCCGAAGAGTATTCtgaagatgacgacgatcAGGACCTCTACGACGACCAAGGATATACCACCGCCCATTCTTATCGATCTCATTGCGACAATACCACAGGAGGACCTCCCACATTAGTCGCGCCCAAATTTACCGCGGACATCCAGAAGGAACTTGACATTGCGAAGGCATGGGTTTTGGAGCATCaaacggaggaagaggttgaggaagagaaTTGGGATGTGAGCATGGTAGCTGAGTACGGCGACGAGATCTTTGAGTACTTGCGCGAGCTTGAG GAACGGATGCTTCCGAATCCTCACTACATGGACATCCAAACCGAGATCCGGTGGTCCATGCGATCCGTCCTCATGGACTGGCTGGTCCAGGTTCACCATCGCTTCAGTCTTCTCCCGGAGACCCTCTTTCTCACCGTGAACTACATCGACCGCTTTCTTTCAGTTAAGGTTGTTTCGCTGGGCAAGCTTCAACTGGTTGGCGCGACTGCCATTTTCGTCGCAGCCAAGTACGAGGAGATCAACTGCCCTTCCATTCAGGAACTTGTGTACATGGTGGATCAGGGATACTCTGTTGAGGAGATTCTAAAGGCAGAGAAGTTCATGCTCACCATGCTGAACTTCGAACTTGGTTGGCCAGGCCCGATGAGCTTCCTTCGGCGCATTAGCAAAGCCGATGACTACGATTTGGAAACTCGAACTCTTGCAAAGTACTTGCTCGAAGTGACTATCATGGATGAGCGTTTTGTGGGCTGCCCTGCGAGTTATCTTGCTGCCGGTGCCCATTGCCTCTCCCGCTTTTTCCTGCAAAGAGGGCCATGG ACACATGCCCATGTTCACTTTTCCGGCTATACGCTGGCTCAATTGAGGCCACTCATCATTAGCATCCTCGACTGCTGCCAGGAACCACGCAAACATCACGGCGCGGTATACGACAAGTACTCTCATCAGAGGTTCAAGTCCGCGTCTACTTTCGTGGAAGGCAAAATTGCGAACGGTTTCGTGCTGCCGATTCGAACGAACGCTTCTATCAGCGACAGTGCGCAATCATAG
- a CDS encoding C6 finger domain-containing protein: MATAYGSNSCNVSPRTTSTTPKSKVVTFVLHEARIPLRVAIYPHDATESIITTVKNFYGLYYKERAGISFEDERGNTMIARYENFVDHQSVNVRIIENPRGLSPSYNNADDEENNHHASRPPLRTSRFRSPSPNGSRGRRSTSTAIAGKKGRSRSSKTTHGDHSDSVNGYSSGDGASGSASGKNKEPLGNTDISVENIVEGGRRKRAKLFESSELPLFAPPQMPAATSNHSFSPIRNNDFHRYHLPFSNATQNPFSNPRPLQTPPNYHNHHAASSTYATPALDDRRARGSISNDGSGAATGIRTMLTPDPTVRSCVSEEDKDIKDVAMQLMRLQGDWHVHGRSSGSTLDDTFSGGADASCSTGTTSDCESESEDEMPLARAKTDEFGKQNVFQTTESHFAVPQDGAEVSGDDADYEDGDGAEEGAMAAPKPLKNPKPRSGSLNGSRARSQSTGKPKAIKATKPKSKKTSANPVPMTPASMPASRKQSIVSTSTYSAALGEEEQPDLSTKPRCQRCRKSKKGCDRQRPCGRCKDAGIPAEQCISEDEGNGRKGRYGRHMGVPVPVNKEEVSAPATLLPAALIAPAGGLGSVPNPSALDKSKKRKR; this comes from the exons ATGGCGACCGCCTACGGGTCCAACAGCTGCAATGTGTCGCCGCGGACGACGAGCACGACACCCAAATCCAAAGTCGTTACATTTGTTCTCCATGAGGCCCGTATACCGCTCCGGGTCGCAATCTACCCGCACGATGCGACGGAATCCATCATTACCACTGTCAAGAATTTTTATGGTTTATACTACAAGGAGCGTGCGGGAATCAGCTTCGAGGACGAGCGAGGAAACACCATGATTGCCCGATACGAAAACTTTGTCGACCACCAGTCCGTCAACGTCCGCATCATCGAGAACCCCCGCGGGCTATCACCGAGCTACAACAatgccgatgatgaggagaaCAACCACCACGCCTCCAGACCCCCTCTGCGAACATCACGATTCCGCAGTCCCTCTCCCAATGGTAGCCGAGGGCGTCGCAGCACTTCGACTGCCATTGCCGGAAAGAAAGGGCGATCTCGGTCTTCCAAGACTACGCACGGTGACCACAGCGACAGCGTCAATGGTTACAGCAGTGGAGATGGTGCATCGGGCTCGGCGTCAGGAAAGAATAAGGAGCCTCTCGGAAACACCGACATCAGTGTCGAAAATATCGTCGAAGGAGGACGGCGGAAGCGCGCCAAGTTGTTCGAGAGTTCG GAATTGCCGCTTTTTGCTCCTCCACAGATGCCAGCGGCCACTTCCAATCATTCGTTTTCCCCCATTAGAAACAATGACTTCCACCGATACCATCTACCTTTCAGCAATGCCACACAAAACCCCTTCAGCAATCCCCGGCCTCTACAAACTCCGCCGAACTACCATAATCACCATGCGGCTTCTAGTACGTATGCGACGCCGGCCCTTGACGACCGTCGCGCCCGTGGTAGCATCAGCAATGATGGCTCGGGTGCTGCCACCGGAATAAGGACGATGCTCACACCCGATCCCACTGTGAGAAGCTGTGTGTCTGAAGAAGATAAGGATATCAAGGACGTCGCCATGCAGCTCATGCGGTTGCAAGGCGATTGGCACGTACATGGCCGATCATCAGGCTCAACGCTGGATGATACGTTCAGCGGTGGGGCAGATGCTTCTTGCTCCACCGGTACGACGAGCGATTGTGAGAGTGAAAGCGAAGACGAGATGCCGCTTGCGCGTGCGAAGACGGACGAGTTCGGGAAGCAGAATGTCTTCCAGACAACGGAAAGCCACTTTGCGGTTCCGCAAGATGGTGCTGAGGTGAGCGGCGATGACGCGGACTACGAGGACGGAGATGGCGCAGAGGAGGGTGCGATGGCGGCCCCCAAACCCTTGAAGAACCCAAAACCCAGATCCGGCTCTCTAAACGGCTCCAGGGCACGCTCACAGTCAACCGGCAAGCCCAAGGCAATCAAGGCCACCAAGCCTAAAAGCAAGAAGACTTCAGCAAACCCAGTCCCTATGACGCCCGCATCCATGCCTGCCTCCCGCAAGCAGTCGATCGTGTCAACTTCAACCTACTCTGCGGCccttggagaggaggaacagcCGGATCTCTCCACTAAGCCACGCTGCCAACGGTGTcgcaagagcaagaagggGTGCGACAGGCAGCGACCTTGTGGCAGATGCAAGGATGCCGGCATTCCCGCCGAACAATGCATTAGCGAGGACGAGGGTAATGGCCGGAAGGGCCGCTACGGTCGTCACATGGGTGTTCCCGTTCCGGTGAACAAGGAGGAAGTGTCGGCTCCGGCAACGTTACTGCCGGCTGCCCTAATCGCCCCTGCGGGGGGTCTGGGCTCTGTCCCAAATCCATCAGCACTCGATAAGagcaagaagcgcaagaggTGA